In Leisingera sp. NJS204, the following are encoded in one genomic region:
- a CDS encoding M20 aminoacylase family protein, with protein MPVVNRIADYAEEMKAWRRHLHQIPELALDLPKTAAFVAERLREIGVDELHEGIAQTGMVAIINGRGDGPTIGLRADMDALPIPEETGVGYVSGHAGNMHACGHDGHTAMLLGAAKYLAETRNFMGRAALIFQPAEEAIGGARIMVEEGIMERFNIGEVYALHNAPGLPAGHFLTTPGALMAAVDTFHIHIQGQGGHGAMPHETRDPVMAACGMAQAIQTIVSRNHHTLEDLVVSVTQIHTGTVDNVIPDTAYINGTVRTFNPEVQKMVRRRMKEIVAGQAASYGVEAELDYEIGYPATFNDAEKTAFAVEVAKEIAGEGNVVPDGGREMGAEDFAYMLQARPGSYLFLGQGSSAGLHHPKYDFNDAIAPVGASFFARLVERAQPVGG; from the coding sequence ATGCCCGTTGTGAACCGTATTGCCGATTACGCCGAGGAGATGAAGGCCTGGCGGCGGCATCTGCATCAGATCCCCGAGCTGGCGCTGGACCTGCCCAAGACCGCCGCCTTTGTGGCGGAGCGGTTGCGGGAAATCGGGGTTGATGAGCTGCATGAGGGGATCGCGCAGACCGGCATGGTGGCGATCATCAACGGGCGTGGGGATGGTCCGACCATCGGCTTGCGGGCTGATATGGACGCATTGCCGATCCCGGAGGAGACCGGGGTTGGGTATGTTTCGGGTCATGCGGGCAATATGCATGCCTGCGGCCATGACGGGCATACCGCCATGCTGCTGGGGGCGGCGAAATACCTGGCGGAGACGCGTAACTTCATGGGCCGGGCGGCGCTGATCTTTCAACCCGCCGAGGAGGCGATCGGCGGCGCGCGCATCATGGTTGAAGAAGGCATCATGGAGCGGTTTAATATCGGCGAGGTCTATGCGCTGCACAATGCGCCGGGGCTGCCGGCGGGGCATTTCCTGACCACGCCCGGGGCGCTGATGGCGGCGGTGGACACCTTTCACATTCACATTCAGGGGCAGGGCGGCCATGGTGCGATGCCGCATGAAACCCGTGATCCGGTGATGGCGGCCTGCGGTATGGCGCAGGCGATCCAGACCATCGTGTCGCGGAACCATCACACGCTGGAGGATCTGGTGGTCTCGGTTACTCAGATCCATACCGGCACTGTCGATAATGTGATCCCGGATACCGCCTATATCAACGGCACCGTGCGCACCTTTAACCCGGAGGTGCAGAAGATGGTGAGGCGGCGGATGAAGGAGATCGTGGCGGGGCAGGCTGCCAGTTACGGTGTTGAGGCGGAACTGGACTATGAGATCGGGTATCCGGCCACATTCAACGATGCGGAGAAGACCGCATTTGCGGTGGAGGTTGCCAAGGAGATCGCGGGCGAGGGCAATGTTGTGCCTGATGGCGGCCGCGAGATGGGGGCGGAGGATTTTGCCTATATGCTGCAGGCGCGGCCCGGCTCCTACCTGTTTCTGGGTCAGGGCAGCAGTGCGGGGCTGCACCACCCCAAGTATGATTTCAACGACGCGATCGCACCGGTCGGGGCGTCGTTCTTTGCCCGGCTGGTGGAGCGGGCGCAGCCGGTGGGCGGCTAA
- the mazG gene encoding nucleoside triphosphate pyrophosphohydrolase: protein MPQTDLIHDETAGIERLLEIMARLRDPQTGCPWDVEQDFASIAPYTIEEAYEVADAIDRGAWDELKGELGDLLFQSVFHAQMAQEAGHFTFQDVVRTMSDKMVSRHPHVFGDENREKSAEQQTRDWEAIKAAERAGKEQKGTLDGVAVGLPALLRAYKLQKRAARVGFDWPSADNVIAKITEECAELVEARDTLTQTEVEEEFGDLMFVMANLGRHLGVEPEAALRAANAKFTRRFEGVEAKLTARGKRPEDSDLAEMDDLWDAVKADERA from the coding sequence ATGCCCCAAACAGACCTGATTCACGATGAGACCGCAGGCATCGAACGCCTGCTTGAAATCATGGCGCGCCTGCGCGATCCCCAGACCGGCTGCCCCTGGGACGTCGAACAGGATTTTGCCAGCATCGCCCCCTATACCATTGAAGAGGCTTACGAAGTTGCCGATGCAATCGACCGCGGAGCCTGGGATGAGCTGAAGGGCGAACTCGGTGATCTGCTGTTCCAATCCGTCTTCCACGCCCAGATGGCGCAGGAGGCAGGTCACTTCACCTTTCAGGACGTGGTCCGGACCATGTCGGACAAGATGGTCTCACGCCATCCGCATGTGTTCGGGGATGAAAACCGCGAGAAATCCGCCGAACAGCAAACCCGGGATTGGGAAGCGATCAAGGCAGCGGAACGCGCCGGAAAGGAACAGAAAGGCACACTGGATGGCGTCGCCGTGGGCCTGCCTGCCCTCTTGCGTGCCTACAAGTTGCAAAAACGCGCCGCGCGCGTCGGCTTTGACTGGCCCTCCGCCGACAATGTCATCGCCAAGATCACCGAGGAATGCGCCGAACTGGTCGAGGCCCGCGACACCCTCACTCAGACAGAAGTCGAAGAAGAATTCGGCGACCTGATGTTTGTGATGGCCAATCTGGGCCGCCATCTGGGGGTTGAGCCCGAAGCCGCCCTGCGCGCCGCCAACGCCAAATTCACCCGCCGGTTCGAAGGCGTCGAAGCCAAGCTAACCGCCCGCGGCAAACGCCCCGAGGACAGCGATCTGGCCGAAATGGACGACCTCTGGGACGCGGTCAAGGCAGATGAACGTGCCTGA